The Streptomyces sp. NBC_01298 genome contains the following window.
CGGTTTCCAGGGCCACCCGTACGGCCCGCATCTCGTGCTGCACCTGCAGCTGGGCGTGGCGCGCGAGGAGCACGGGGCTCCGGGTCAGGGTCGCGTAGCCGGCGTAGCGGGCCGGCAGGAGATCGCGCAGCCAGTGGGTGGCCGTGCGTTCCCAGTCGTGGTTCCCGGGCCTCTTGACCTGCTGGGGCCAGTCCTGACTGCGGGTGCTGAGAGCCGTCTGAGACATTCCTGCCGCTTCCACGAGGTGTCGAACGCCGATGGAGACGTTTGGCGCGGCCTCGGCCCAGGGGTTGGCCGAGGCCGCAGAGGCGCTGCGGGATCCGAAAGCCGGACGGGACACCAGGCGTCACGTGAGGAGGAGAAACGTCACGTCGGGTGTCTGTTCAAAGACGGTGTGGGGACACCGCCCTCGGCATCTTGACGGATGACCGCGCCGCCATCAGTAAACATATATACCGTTGAGTAAGCAAGGGTATGAAAATATTCATGTGCAAGGGTGCCGTGAATATGGCACCTCGTGCCACTTCGTGGGCTCATGGGTGGATCTAGAGGCCCGGAGCGCCAGTGGGCGACAGGGCTGGGCGTCTAGAGGAAGAAGCCGTGCTGGTCGGCGGCCTGCTCATAGCTTTCGAGCCGGGTTTGCGTCCGCTCGGGGTCCGCGTCCGCCATTGCCTGGAGCAGCGCCGCGGACAGGACGCCCGGCGCCGCGTAGGAGTCGAAGACCAGCCGCGATCCGGTTCCGGCCGTCAGTGCCACGTCGGCCTCGTCCACCAGCGGCCCGAGCGTGCGGTCCGTGATCAGTGCGATCCGCAGCCCCGCCCCGCGGGCCACCCGCAGCGCGGCGAGGGTCTCCTTGGCGTGCCGGGGCATCGCGAAGGCCAGGACCCAGCTGCCGCCCGCCGCCCGGGCCTGCAGCAGCGCGTCCGAGGCGACGCTGCCGCCGCCGGTGACCAGGCGCACGTCGGGGTGGATCCGGCGGGCCGCGTACGCGAAGTACTCCGCGAGCGAGACGGAGATCCGCAGCCCGAGGATCGTCAGCGGCACCGACCGGGCCAGCTCGCGCCCGATGTCGAGCACCTGGTCGGTGTCGGCGAGCAGCTGGCGGACGGTGCGCAGGTTCTCGATCTCGGCGTCGACGGCCGCCTGCAGTTCGTTGCGCCGGGTCTGTGCGGGGCTGTCGGGGGCGCCGGCCACCGCGCTGAGCGCGATCGGCTGGAGCACGTCGCGCAGGGCCGGGTAGCCGCTGAAGCCGAGGGCGGCGGCGAAGCGGGTCACGGAGGGCTGGCTCACGCCGGCCCGTTCCGCGAGCTCGGTGATGGAGAGGAACGCCGCCTCGGTGAGGTGGTCGACGAGGTACTGGGCGATCCGGCGCTGGCCCGGCGAGAGCGGGTGCCCGTCGAACAGCGCCCGGACCCGGTCCGCCGGGGCCCGCTCGTGGTCGATCGGCTGCCCGCCCGGCGTGATCGCCGCCGCCTGTGCG
Protein-coding sequences here:
- a CDS encoding MurR/RpiR family transcriptional regulator; translation: MSSGQQARAQAAAITPGGQPIDHERAPADRVRALFDGHPLSPGQRRIAQYLVDHLTEAAFLSITELAERAGVSQPSVTRFAAALGFSGYPALRDVLQPIALSAVAGAPDSPAQTRRNELQAAVDAEIENLRTVRQLLADTDQVLDIGRELARSVPLTILGLRISVSLAEYFAYAARRIHPDVRLVTGGGSVASDALLQARAAGGSWVLAFAMPRHAKETLAALRVARGAGLRIALITDRTLGPLVDEADVALTAGTGSRLVFDSYAAPGVLSAALLQAMADADPERTQTRLESYEQAADQHGFFL